The following are from one region of the Salvia hispanica cultivar TCC Black 2014 chromosome 1, UniMelb_Shisp_WGS_1.0, whole genome shotgun sequence genome:
- the LOC125222500 gene encoding leucine-rich repeat-containing protein 7-like has translation MSCVERITRWLGHPQFFGEFVDFGLENLKSIGNPSGGARQSQGILRELSIAECRELMEWPCEMLESWAPTIEELKLEGLRRLKNLPMLIDCLAKSSTRLGRLAIKGVPKLMAVSSASVESWDLSRLVSLHIDVSVEWSKEASVGIAEIVEGILQRCCNSLLELQLKGVENWGWLPQSIQHLTVLEWLTLENIGVEELPQSIQHLAAERLDLENIGVEELPQWLGNLSSLKELNIYSCNKLKRLSFVDALNHPSKLEELHIKDCPELRIDSEWRNRHSHHHLNIMVDGQHVECCCKYSLSQLKTSVRQMGSSSSS, from the exons ATGTCGTGTGTTGAGAGAATTACCAGATGGCTTGGACACcctcaattctttggagagtTTGTGGATTTCGgacttgaaaatctgaagTCGATTGGGAATCCAAGTGGTGGAGCACGGCAATCACAAGGGATCCTTCGTGAGCTGAGTATTGCAGAATGCAGAGAGCTGATGGAATGGCCGTGTGAAATGCTAGAGTCATGGGCCCCTACAATTGAGGAACTTAAATTGGAAGGATTAAGGAGGCTAAAGAATCTACCAATGCTAATTGACTGCCTCGCTAAATCATCTACTCGTCTCGGAAGATTGGCAATCAAAGGTGTTCCTAAATTGATGGCTGTTAGTAGTGCTAGTGTTGAGAGTTGGGATCTTAGCCGCTTGGTATCACTACACATAGATGTGAGTGTGGAATGGTCAAAAGAAGCTAGTGTTGGCATTGCGGAGATTGTGGAAGGGATCCTGCAAAGATGCTGCAACTCACTTCTAGAATTACAATTGAAGGGGGTGGAAAATTGGGGGTGGCTTCCCCAATCAATTCAACATCTCACTGTTCTTGAGTGGTTAACATTGGAGAACATAGGAGTAGAAGAATTGCCTCAATCAATTCAACATCTCGCTGCTGAGAGGTTAGATTTGGAGAATATAGGAGTAGAAGAATTGCCCCAGTGGTTGGGGAACCTCTCATCTCTAAAGgagttaaatatatatagttgcaACAAGTTGAAGCGTCTGTCCTTTGTGGATGCATTGAATCACCCCTCTAAATTAGAAGAATTGCATATTAAAGATTGCCCGGAACTACGTATTGATTCGGAGTGGCGCAACCGCCATAGCCATCACCATCTCAATATCATGGTCGATGGCCAACACGTTGAATGTTGTTGCAA GTATAGTTTAAGCCAACTCAAGACTTCAGTAAGACAGATGGGGTCGTCGTCATCGTCGTAG
- the LOC125211273 gene encoding abscisic acid receptor PYL4-like, whose protein sequence is MDEDEEEEATSMNPEGPADQREAAREAALQGQREWRTLLRDPALQRVKTTNGNLCENGDGRTSWMARQESVLRLVRRGLSTSKLRGKTDGRRQKPSTGLLCEVSTSITSRASSPEAGEGAEGAPSPPQVCPAAAAAAALPADLLRHHTHAVAPEQVCSAAVQTIDAPLEAVWSVVRRFDRPHEYKKFLKGCHVILGDGRSVGALREVAVVSGLPAGTSTERLEILDDERHVIGFSVVGGDHRLRNYRSVTTVAAGGGGGGTVVVESYVVDVPPGNTEEETRAFVDTIVKCNLQSLAEISRKNNNTSSVHEK, encoded by the exons ATGgacgaagatgaagaagaggaggcTACGAGCATGAACCCGGAGGGACCAGCCGACCAAAGAGAAGCAGCCCGAGAGGCCGCCCTTCAGGGACAACGCGAATGGCGTACATTACTTCGGGATCCGGCGTTGCAACGGGTCAAGACAACCAATGGGAATTTATGCGAGAATGGCGACGGGAGAACCAGCTGGATGGCTCGTCAAGAATCCGTCTTGAGGCTTGTGAGACGCGGATTGAGCACCTCCAAGCTTAGGGGAAAGACAGATGGACGAAGGCAGAAGCCTTCTACCGGCTTATTATGCGAGGTTTCAACCTCTATCACGAGTAGAG CTTCCTCCCCAGAGGCCGGCGAGGGCGCCGAAGGCGCCCCCTCGCCGCCCCAGGTCTGCCCCGCCGCGGCCGCGGCGGCCGCCCTCCCCGCGGACCTGCTCCGCCACCACACGCACGCGGTGGCCCCCGAGCAGGTCTGCTCCGCGGCGGTGCAGACCATCGACGCGCCCCTCGAGGCCGTCTGGTCCGTGGTGCGCCGCTTCGACCGACCCCACGAGTACAAGAAGTTCCTCAAGGGCTGCCACGTCATCCTCGGGGACGGCCGCTCGGTGGGCGCCCTCCGCGAGGTGGCCGTGGTGTCCGGCCTCCCGGCCGGGACCAGCACCGAGCGGCTCGAGATCCTCGACGACGAGCGCCACGTCATCGGGTTCAGCGTCGTCGGGGGCGACCACCGCCTCCGGAACTACCGGTCCGTCACCACCGTCGccgccggcggcggcggcggcggcacgGTGGTGGTGGAGTCGTACGTGGTGGACGTGCCGCCGGGGAATACGGAGGAGGAGACGCGGGCGTTCGTTGACACCATTGTCAAGTGCAATCTGCAGTCTCTCGCGGAGATTTCgcggaaaaataataatacttcatctgtccatgaaaaatag
- the LOC125211357 gene encoding putative disease resistance protein RGA3, protein MEGVSSAAIEVLLQNLINLFKDEYSLLRGLDGDAQQLQRTLGMIQAYLNDAEKKSITQDAVKIWLRELEAMAFDADNVLDELNYHLLHKKVQKMKSSKDKVLSCFSSFNGISRRRDMAYTIKQINATFECMNKRATELGIQSMVLNAPAAAAHTSTETDSFSLDPIFIGRDDDVPKLVHMLTEVQDDRIFSMVALVGMGARFGSLIWVHVSQNFDPISLLKILSALVSDIGDGGENRELMLKKLQESLKGKTYLLVLDDIWNDDVSKWEDFINSILGVTSTNGNGIIITTRSEKNEDCWSIIKAKTFDENGEVPSRFEMIGRKIAKRCQGMPLAANVVGECYGKPEEEWSFIKENWFSDAKGGENISKILKLSYDHLSSPSLNCRGDCRLTSLQTLPHFIVGKEKGYQIEEVGSLKNLKGTLVIRNLEMVRDKEEALKANMFQKPNLFDLVFQWDKGREDETNDESVLEGLQPHANLKKLEIVGFKGNDFQHGLRRWQYMMGLKALRIEEGEAHKYFIQSVNVTPNRRNLTYFGICNCHVLRELPDGLDTLTFLKNLLIWGCENLKSIGNPSGGARQSEGILRGLRIIECGELMELPCEMLELWAPTIKYLSLERLRRLKNLPVLIDCLAKSSTCLTQLKIKGVPKLMAASSGNVESWDLSSLKELDVDVSVEWSREDSVGIAETVEGMLQRCCNSLNNLHFKGWKIGHGCPNQFKISLFLIGYGWRI, encoded by the exons ATGGAAGGAGTGTCTTCAGCAGCCATTGAAGTTCTTCTCCAAAACCTCATCAACCTTTTCAAGGATGAGTACTCTCTGCTTCGAGGTCTCGATGGAGATGCACAGCAGCTGCAGAGGACTCTGGGGATGATTCAAGCCTACTTGAATGATGCTGAGAAGAAATCTATCACCCAAGATGCTGTCAAGATATGGTTGAGGGAGCTTGAAGCCATGGCTTTCGATGCAGACAATGTCCTGGATGAACTCAACTATCATCTTCTCCACAAAAAAGTACAGAAGATGAAATCATCCAAGGATAAGGTACTCTCATGCTTCTCATCCTTTAATGGAATTTCACGTCGGCGTGATATGGCTTACacaatcaaacaaatcaatGCTACTTTTGAGTGTATGAACAAAAGGGCAACAGAGCTTGGCATTCAAAGCATGGTTCTGAATGCacctgctgctgctgctcatACTTCCACTGAGACGGATTCGTTCAGTCTTGAtccaatttttattggaaGAGATGATGATGTGCCTAAACTAGTTCACATGCTCACCGAGGTCCAGGATGATCGGATCTTTTCCATGGTCGCCCTTGTCGGAATGGGG GCTCGATTCGGATCACTTATTTGGGTTCATGtttcccaaaattttgatCCAATCAgtcttttaaaaattctttcaGCATTGGTTTCAGATATTGGTGATGGAGGTGAGAACAGAGAACTTATGTTGAAAAAGCTTCAAGAATCTCTCAAGGGTAAAACCTatcttcttgttcttgatgATATATGGAATGATGATGTTTCGAAATGGGAAGACTTTATAAACTCCATATTGGGAGTTACTTCTACTAATGGAAATGGCATTATCATCACCACCAGGAGTGAAAAAA ATGAAGATTGTTGGTCTATAATCAAAGCCAAaacttttgatgaaaatggTGAAGTTCCATCACGATTCGAGATGATTGGAAGAAAGATTGCTAAAAGATGTCAGGGTATGCCCTTAGCTGCCAATGTAGTCGGGGAGTGCTATGGTAAGCCTGAAGAAGAGTGGAGcttcatcaaagaaaattGGTTTTCAGATGCTAAAGGAGGtgaaaatatctcaaaaataCTGAAATTGAGCTATGATCACCTCTCTTCACCATCGCTCAA TTGCCGCGGAGATTGTAGATTAACTAGTCTCCAAACACTACCTCACTTCATAGTAGGCAAAGAGAAGGGCTACCAAATTGAAGAGGTTGGAAGTTTGAAGAATCTCAAAGGAACACTAGTGATTCGTAATCTAGAGATGGTGCGTGATAAGGAAGAGGCTCTGAAAGCAAATATGTTTCAGAAGCCAAACTTATTTGATTTGGTGTTTCAATGGGATAAAGGTAGAGAAGATGAAACAAATGATGAGAGTGTACTGGAAGGCCTCCAACCTCATGCTAATCTAAAGAAGTTGGAGATTGTCGGATTCAAAGGAAATGATTTCCAACATGGACTGAGAAGATGGCAATACATGATGGGCCTCAAGGCTCTTCG GATTGAAGAAGGTGAGGCTCATAAATACTTCATTCAATCAGTTAACGTCACTCCAAATAGAAGA AATCTCACATATTTTGGAATATGCAACTGTCATGTGTTGAGAGAATTACCAGATGGCTTGGACACGCTCACCTTTCTGAAGAATTTGCTTATTTGGGGTTGTGAGAATCTGAAGTCGATTGGGAATCCAAGTGGTGGAGCAAGACAATCAGAAGGGATCCTCCGTGGGCTAAGAATTATAGAATGCGGAGAGCTGATGGAGTTGCCGTGTGAAATGCTAGAGTTGTGGGCCCCTACAATTAAGTATCTCTCATTGGAGAGATTAAGGAGGCTAAAGAATCTACCAGTGCTAATCGACTGCCTCGCTAAATCATCTACTTGTCTCACACAATTGAAAATCAAAGGTGTTCCTAAATTGATGGCTGCTAGTAGTGGTAATGTTGAGAGTTGGGATCTTAGCAGCTTGAAAGAATTAGATGTAGATGTGAGTGTGGAATGGTCAAGAGAGGATAGTGTTGGCATTGCAGAGACTGTGGAAGGAATGCTGCAGAGATGCTGCAACTCACTTAATAACTTACATTTTAAGGGGTGGAAAATTGGGCATGGCTGCCCCAATCAATTCAAAATCTCACTGTTCTTGATTGGTTATGGTTGGAGAATATAG
- the LOC125211263 gene encoding protein trichome birefringence-like 33 has translation MDVPLSSSAALRRKGCPPLYFFIPVAPILFITILYGEHFLIIFGWQSEVHRPHQTLSPVKKKDGEKLAFAVGEAERGCDIFSGRWVWDERGPHYQEAECPFISSPLACQEYGRVDTDYQNWRWQPHSCSLPSFNASLMLETLRDKRMMFVGDSLSWGHFYSMVCLVQKIIPPSYDARSITAWNGSLTVFKAKDYNATIEFYWAPFLLESNSDNPVIHRIKENDRVVRRDSINKHGDHWKGVDIMVFNTYIWWMTGLKFKIQEGAFDEDDIDIAEVPTEEAYRMAMKSMLRWVNENMDPSKTRVFFTTMSPVHINSIEWGAHEYGNCYNQTDLIHDANYWGSDCRKSVMKVIDEEFRKSRYPITLLNITQMSSYRKDAHTSIYKKHWDPLTPEQLADPVSYADCGHWCLPGVQDTWNELLFAKLFYP, from the exons ATGGATGTGCCGCTGTCATCCTCCGCCGCCCTCCGCCGCAAGGGGTGCCCGCCGTTGTACTTCTTCATCCCAGTGGCCCCCATTCTGTTCATCACGATCCTATACGGCGAGCACTTCCTCATCATCTTCGGGTGGCAATCCGAGGTCCACCGCCCTCACCAGACCTTGTCACCGGTGAAAA AGAAGGATGGAGAAAAGTTGGCTTTCGCGGTGGGAGAGGCAGAGAGGGGCTGCGACATCTTCAGCGGCCGGTGGGTGTGGGACGAACGAGGCCCACACTATCAGGAGGCCGAATGTCCGTTCATTAGCTCGCCGCTGGCATGTCAGGAATACGGCCGCGTCGACACGGATTACCAGAATTGGCGATGGCAGCCTCATTCTTGCTCTCTTCCAAG TTTCAACGCGTCGTTAATGCTAGAAACTCTTCGAGACAAGAGAATGATGTTCGTGGGCGACTCGCTAAGTTGGGGCCATTTCTATTCAATGGTTTGCCTTGTCCAGAAGATCATACCACCCTCGTACGATGCTCGATCCATCACGGCTTGGAACGGTTCACTCACGGTTTTCAAGGCCAAG GATTATAATGCGACAATAGAATTCTATTGGGCACCATTTCTCCTAGAGTCGAACTCCGACAATCCAGTCATACacagaataaaagaaaacgaCAGAGTGGTGAGGAGAGACTCCATCAACAAGCACGGCGACCACTGGAAAGGCGTCGACATAATGGTGTTCAACACCTATATTTGGTGGATGACAGGTCTCAAGTTCAAGATACA AGAGGGAGCCTTTGACGAAGACGACATAGACATAGCAGAAGTGCCGACAGAGGAGGCTTATCGGATGGCGATGAAGAGCATGCTGCGGTGGGTTAACGAAAACATGGATCCGAGCAAGACGAGAGTCTTCTTCACAACCATGTCGCCCGTTCACATCAA TTCAATTGAATGGGGAGCTCACGAGTACGGCAACTGCTACAACCAGACAGATTTGATACATGATGCAAACTACTGGGGATCGGATTGTCGGAAGAGTGTGATGAAGGTGATAGACGAAGAGTTCAGAAAGTCGAGATATCCGATAACGTTGCTCAACATCACGCAGATGTCGAGCTACAGAAAGGACGCGCACACTTCTATTTATAAGAAGCATTGGGACCCTTTGACGCCCGAGCAGCTAGCCGACCCGGTGAGCTATGCGGATTGTGGTCATTGGTGTTTGCCTGGAGTTCAAGATACTTGGAATGAACTTCTTTTTGCTAAGCTTTTTTATCCTTGA